A region of Rhodospirillales bacterium DNA encodes the following proteins:
- a CDS encoding flagellar motor protein MotA, with translation MTRPRRYLLRMLLFLLAVAGVAWVLRGQLITTFWHNPVINGAILTTLVLGIAFIVRQVLSLEREVEWLDTYRRDQPPTSAASRLRLLAPMATMLGERSDKLKLSPMATRSLLDGIASRLDESRETSRYAIGLLIFLGLLGTFWGLLDTVGTVGEAIAGLQVGGDSLQMFAKLKSSLEGPLKGMGTAFGASLFGLSGSLVVGFLELQAGQAQNRFYNDLEDWLAAQTRIGGGALQMDGDQPLPAYVEALLEQSAESIDRLQRTMQRAEEVRASAGDTTAQLGERLLTLTDALRQQQETLARLAANGAELREGMAWLAERAVAPPAPPLVDEESRAHQRSLEAQLARLVEETARARAAPPVDDASRAHQRTLEAQLARLVEETARARAMPAAAPDEAQRAHQRAIEAQLARLVEEMVRGRTALADELRDEFKLLARTLAARSAGEARAAEAPRAPLVPRDRAGS, from the coding sequence ATGACCCGACCGCGCCGTTACCTGCTGCGCATGCTGCTGTTCCTGCTGGCGGTGGCGGGCGTGGCGTGGGTGCTGCGCGGGCAGCTGATCACCACCTTCTGGCACAACCCGGTCATCAACGGCGCCATCCTGACCACGCTGGTGCTGGGCATCGCCTTCATCGTGCGCCAGGTGCTGTCGCTGGAGCGCGAGGTCGAGTGGCTCGACACCTACCGCCGCGACCAGCCGCCGACCTCGGCGGCGTCGCGCCTGCGGCTGCTGGCGCCGATGGCGACCATGCTGGGCGAGCGCAGCGACAAGCTGAAACTGTCGCCGATGGCGACGCGCTCGCTGCTCGACGGCATCGCCTCGCGTCTCGACGAATCGCGCGAGACCTCGCGCTACGCCATCGGACTGCTGATCTTCCTCGGCCTGCTGGGCACGTTCTGGGGCCTGCTCGACACCGTCGGCACGGTCGGCGAGGCGATCGCCGGCCTGCAGGTCGGCGGCGACAGCCTGCAGATGTTCGCCAAGCTCAAGAGCAGCCTCGAGGGGCCGCTGAAGGGCATGGGCACGGCGTTCGGCGCCTCGCTGTTCGGCTTGTCGGGATCGCTGGTGGTCGGCTTCCTCGAGCTGCAGGCCGGCCAGGCGCAGAACCGTTTCTACAACGACCTCGAGGACTGGCTGGCTGCGCAGACCCGCATCGGCGGCGGCGCGCTGCAGATGGACGGCGACCAGCCGCTGCCGGCCTACGTCGAGGCGCTGCTGGAGCAGAGCGCGGAGAGCATCGACCGGCTGCAGCGCACGATGCAGCGCGCCGAGGAGGTCCGCGCCAGCGCCGGCGACACCACGGCGCAGCTCGGCGAACGGCTGCTGACGCTGACCGACGCGCTGCGCCAGCAGCAGGAGACGCTGGCGCGGCTGGCCGCCAACGGCGCCGAACTGCGCGAGGGCATGGCGTGGCTGGCGGAGCGCGCCGTGGCGCCGCCGGCGCCGCCCCTGGTCGACGAGGAGTCGCGCGCGCACCAGCGGTCGCTGGAGGCGCAGCTCGCCCGGCTGGTCGAGGAGACCGCCCGCGCCCGCGCCGCGCCGCCGGTCGACGACGCCTCGCGCGCGCACCAGCGGACGCTGGAGGCGCAGCTCGCCCGGCTGGTCGAGGAGACCGCCCGCGCCCGCGCCATGCCGGCGGCGGCCCCCGACGAGGCGCAGCGCGCGCACCAGCGCGCCATCGAGGCGCAGCTCGCGCGGCTGGTCGAGGAGATGGTGCGCGGCCGCACGGCGCTGGCCGACGAATTGCGCGACGAGTTCAAGCTGCTGGCCCGCACGCTCGCGGCGCGCTCCGCCGGCGAGGCGCGCGCGGCCGAAGCGCCGCGCGCGCCGCTGGTGCCGCGCGACCGCGCCGGAAGCTGA
- a CDS encoding OmpA family protein — translation MAIGPARITFEQNSAALSADARAELDKMAQAIVSGETGRMTLKAYTSTGGSTSETRRMSLARGLAVRSYLIDKGVPKEKIDLQALGNVGDAGPADRVDLLPGKS, via the coding sequence GTGGCGATCGGTCCGGCGCGCATCACGTTCGAGCAGAACTCCGCCGCGCTGTCGGCCGACGCGCGCGCCGAGCTCGACAAGATGGCGCAGGCGATCGTCAGCGGCGAGACCGGCAGGATGACTTTGAAGGCCTACACCAGCACCGGCGGCAGCACGAGCGAGACGCGGCGCATGTCGCTGGCGCGCGGCCTGGCGGTGCGCTCCTACCTGATCGACAAGGGCGTGCCGAAGGAGAAGATCGATCTCCAAGCGCTGGGCAACGTCGGCGATGCCGGCCCCGCCGACCGCGTCGACCTGCTGCCCGGGAAATCCTGA